From the genome of Miscanthus floridulus cultivar M001 chromosome 10, ASM1932011v1, whole genome shotgun sequence, one region includes:
- the LOC136489552 gene encoding MDIS1-interacting receptor like kinase 2-like — protein MAILHTNLLKLLCTLTIRLVTILLLLVVVLHAGGTAEHHGGQLSSSSLRSQKEALLRWKSTLQQSSSRAPALDSWQPGSSPCNGNWTGIACSVVHVHRGHRRRRAPLAAVTSMSLPEAGISGSLGELNFSALPFLRFINLSYNSLAGGIPPAITSLTTLSYLDLTSNSLHGQIPPEIGRMGRLRLLWLALNNLTGYIPASLGNLTMLTDLSVLQNMLVGTIPDELGKLTHLEAMELSGTLLSGAIPDSIGNLTRLRLLHLYENQLSRPIPSSLGNLLNLVDLELTGNRLSGGIPVSLANLTQLQLLYLSVNQLTGPIPQQAQFLLALPTSRA, from the exons ATGGCGATCCTCCACACAAATTTATTGAAGTTGCTATGCACACTAACAATAAGGCTAGTAACAATTCTCTTGTTGCTCGTCGTCGTTCTGCACGCGGGCGGCACCGCGGAGCATCACGGCGGTCAGCTGTCGTCGTCGTCTCTAAGGTCCCAGAAAGAAGCCCTCCTCCGGTGGAAGTCGACCCTGCAGCAAAGCAGCAGCAGGGCGCCCGCACTGGACTCATGGCAGCCAGGTTCTAGCCCGTGCAACGGCAACTGGACGGGCATCGCCTGCAGCGTCGTCCACGTCCACCGTGGCCACCGCCGGCGCCGCGCACCCCTGGCAGCGGTCACCAGCATGTCGTTGCCAGAGGCCGGCATCAGTGGAAGCCTCGGTGAGCTCAACTTCTCCGCCCTCCCGTTCCTCCGGTTCATCAACCTCAGCTACAACAGCCTCGCCGGAGGAATCCCCCCAGCCATCACGTCGCTAACCACACTTTCCTACCTCGACCTCACTAGCAACTCGCTCCACGGACAGATACCACCGGAGATCGGTCGCATGGGACGCCTCCGGCTGCTGTGGCTCGCCCTCAACAACCTCACAGGCTACATCCCCGCGTCCCTCGGGAACCTGACCATGCTGACTGACCTCAGCGTCCTCCAAAACATGCTGGTCGGGACCATCCCGGACGAGCTCGGGAAGCTCACGCACCTAGAGGCCATGGAGCTCAGCGGCACCTTGTTGAGCGGCGCAATACCAGATAGCATAGGCAACCTGACCAGACTACGCCTCCTGCACCTCTACGAAAACCAGCTGTCACGGCCCATTCCATCCTCTCTAGGCAACCTCCTCAACCTTGTTGATCTTGAGCTCACCGGGAATCGCTTGAGCGGCGGAATTCCAGTCTCGCTGGCAAATCTCACTCAGCTCCAGTTGCTTTACCTCTCCGTCAATCAGCTCACAGGTCCAATCCCCCAGCAG GCTCAATTCCTGCTAGCCTTGCCAACATCACGGGCATGA